CCAGTAGCACAAATAGAAATAGGTAAACAATCAGTCCGAAGTTATTCAGAGCTGTTATTCCGATAAAATAATACATGACTAAAAACAGCAGCAGCTTATAATTCATACGGAAAACGCTTAGACCATTGCCGCTGACCATATGATATATTACAAGATAGCTGGTGTATTGCAAAAAATAAATGCCGGATGTAATCATTTTTTGTTCAATTTCCAAACTTTTGGGTTGACTGGTTCATAGAACAACCCGAAACAAATCCCTCCTCCTTCACCTCTTTTACTCATATGCTCCAGTAGCTTAGCCTTGAGTCTCTGAGTATGGTTATTTCTGTATTCTTTAATATTCTTGATATTGTTCATAATTGGCATAACTCCTTCTCATTATGGAATAGAATACTGGTGTGATGACAACTGCTTCAAGAAACAGCCCAAATATTAACCAAGGATAAAAATCTAGTGCGATGGCCATGAAAACAAACACTATACTTAAAAAGATAGCTTGTAATCTGCATGCTCTTCTGAACTTCGGATCTACCAATGGATTGCACTCCGTATCGGCCGGAGCGTATCTGACAATCAGAATGATAGAAAGCAGACAGAGCGTCGCCAAAAAAAAGCGGTTCCATTCTACTTCCTTTAAGAGCCAGGGAACAAACACAAAGGTCAGTAGACTGACCCAGGTGCAATGATGCGACTTGCGAGCATGCCAGCCAAAGGACTTTCGCCGGACCACTGTATAGGAAAGCAGCATCGCAGCCGTTTCGGCTAATACACCGAGCAAACAGGCACTGATCAATACAAGAAGTATTTTTTCTGTGCCAGCCAGTATGTTCTCCAGATAATAAAGCACATAAGCACGCTTCTCCGCTTCCAATTCTTCGTCTTGAAAGTATTTATCAACGATCCACGTTGACAATTGATGATACAACGCCACCGCCCCTCCCTAACTTAATTGTGCGGGAAGCTGGAATTGAACATAATCACGATATTTATCATGCCAACTCATTAATTCGTGATGCGTGCCTACCCCGTTACTTCTCCTTTATCCAAAAAGATTATCTGGTCCGCTTTGTAGATGGTTGACAAACGATGAGCGATAACAATGGTCATTTTATTCTTGGAGAGAAGCTTGATTACATCATGGACGAGCTGCTCTGACTCGCTATCCAGGTTGGCGGTAGCTTCATCAAACAGCAGAATCTCATGGTCTGAAAGCAAGCATCTGGCAATCTGGATTCGCTGCTTCTGTCCCCCCGATAATTTGACTCCCCTTTCTCCAACAAAGGTATCCAAACCATCCGGTAATTGATAAATTACCTCCTTCAAGCCTACTGTATCAAGAGCCGCATAAATCTCATGGTCATCCGCGTCTCTGTTTAGGCCATATACCAGATTGTCTCTCACTGATCCTACCAGTAAGTCACTATCCTGCATAACATAGGATATTTTGCGACGCCATTCTTCTGTCCTAATCTTATCCAAATATACATTATTGTAATAGATTTCTCCATTATATTCTGAGTAAAATTTCTCTATTAAAGAAAATATTGTTGTTTTTCCCGAGCCGGAAGGCCCTACGATCGCTGTAGTGGTACAGCCTCTGAAGGTTAACTCCACGTTGGATAATACCGGTTGGCCCTGGTTGTACGAGAAAGAAACATTGGCAAAATGCAGGATATCCGAATTCTGATCATGACTTTTCATGTCCGGCACACTGCCTAACTTTTCTTGCTTCTCATCTCGCTGGTTATATATGGTATAAATTTCCTTACTTGCTCCCTTGGCCTTTTGATACTGCGAGAAAAAACTGCTGAGCTGGGTCAGAGGCGAAACCATTGTAAACAAATAAAAGATCATGGATACCAGAGTACCTGTAGTGATATGTCCAGCGGCAATGCCGGCGCTTCCATACCAAAACATTCCTACCAAAGCTAGCATGATGATAATTGTGACAATCGGCTCAATGACAGCTGACAATATTCCCTCTTTGATGTTCAAGCGAAAGATACGTCCAAGTATCTCCCGAGTATATTTCATTTCAAGCTTTTCCGACGTCGTCGCTTTAATGAATCTGATGTTATAGAGAATTTTGGATAACTCACCGGAAAAGTCTGCGGCTGCATCCTGTGCCTCAACCGCTACCCTATTCATCCTTCTTCCAATGGGATAGATTAGTAGCGCCGTTATAGGAATCAGAGCAACGAGTACACTCATTAATCTCCAATCCAACACAAATAACATGATGATGCAACCAGTGACCATCAGGACATCAGCCAGAATAGAAGGCAGAGTGATAGCTAGAAAATTACTTACAATAGCAAGGTCGTTCGTCATTCTGCTGATGATTTTGCCGTTCTCGTTGTTATCAAAATAATTAACCGGCAAATGGATAATTTTTTCCCAAATTTTCAGTCGCAGTTCCTGAAAAAACTTGCTCCCCACATATCTGAGGAGCAGAGAAGACACGGCGTTTAAAATCCCTCCGGCCAGAAACAGCGAAATAAGCA
This window of the Paenibacillus polymyxa genome carries:
- a CDS encoding accessory gene regulator AgrB — translated: MYHQLSTWIVDKYFQDEELEAEKRAYVLYYLENILAGTEKILLVLISACLLGVLAETAAMLLSYTVVRRKSFGWHARKSHHCTWVSLLTFVFVPWLLKEVEWNRFFLATLCLLSIILIVRYAPADTECNPLVDPKFRRACRLQAIFLSIVFVFMAIALDFYPWLIFGLFLEAVVITPVFYSIMRRSYANYEQYQEY
- a CDS encoding ABC transporter ATP-binding protein codes for the protein MELNMESTAYKKIGEEKQTAHSLLKLIKIARWPKLALAWSIVFTLISAAFSLVLPIMTGKLVDKISAMELTIQTAAVLISLFLAGGILNAVSSLLLRYVGSKFFQELRLKIWEKIIHLPVNYFDNNENGKIISRMTNDLAIVSNFLAITLPSILADVLMVTGCIIMLFVLDWRLMSVLVALIPITALLIYPIGRRMNRVAVEAQDAAADFSGELSKILYNIRFIKATTSEKLEMKYTREILGRIFRLNIKEGILSAVIEPIVTIIIMLALVGMFWYGSAGIAAGHITTGTLVSMIFYLFTMVSPLTQLSSFFSQYQKAKGASKEIYTIYNQRDEKQEKLGSVPDMKSHDQNSDILHFANVSFSYNQGQPVLSNVELTFRGCTTTAIVGPSGSGKTTIFSLIEKFYSEYNGEIYYNNVYLDKIRTEEWRRKISYVMQDSDLLVGSVRDNLVYGLNRDADDHEIYAALDTVGLKEVIYQLPDGLDTFVGERGVKLSGGQKQRIQIARCLLSDHEILLFDEATANLDSESEQLVHDVIKLLSKNKMTIVIAHRLSTIYKADQIIFLDKGEVTG